Proteins from a single region of Acipenser ruthenus chromosome 31, fAciRut3.2 maternal haplotype, whole genome shotgun sequence:
- the LOC117396969 gene encoding SH2 domain-containing protein 3C isoform X3, translated as MGLSHLDNMDSRGEYVKFSKEKYLIDSPPEKLRRELEEELKLSSSDPRSHGWYHGRIPREVSETLVVRNGDFLVRDSLTSVGDYVLTSRWNQEALHFKISKVLVKTSDSSSRVQYLLERESFDTMPALVLFYTGNRRPLSQQGGAQIHFPINRTLPLRYLEASFSLVNGKHGLCHSPANQRGAYIKRRSVTMTDGLTTEKLPHRAHSLGGEVEMSLLRTAVISSASKVESGEGTSPSVPHHKEAIRNCALSMDQIQDYRCPMSPVSEAPLSPAYSTITRHKSPAVGRVVGMVPSSPVTRRSSEPQLCPSTNNNVPCPEILPSTHSTPAHGYSQPPGPTMPVPLPAKSYVERLQVEEAGRWPRGESVEESFTVPMVETASAFQPNAYPSLLMPAENKPLEMGVLKRVKELLAEVDAKTTAMHLTQADCTVARILGVTKEMQRMMGVSSGLELLTLPHGRQLRLDLLERFHTMSIMMAVDLLGCTGSTEERAALLHKTIQLAAELKSNLGNMFGFAAVMKALELPQISRLEQTWMTLRQRHTEGAILYEKKLKPFMKSMNDGKESCPLSNTSFPHMIPLLSLLERGVAVVEGAESWESVDAGVDVVMSHLEAARTIAHHGGIYHTNAETKLQGFQARAEVLEVFCTEIQMRLLWGSRGAEGNQGERYEKFDKVLTALSNKLEPPVRHSEL; from the exons TTCTCGAAGGAGAAGTACCTGATCGACTCGCCCCCTGAGAAGCTGCGTCGTGAGCTGGAGGAGGAGCTCAAGCTGAGCAGCAGCGACCCACGCAGCCACGGCTGGTACCACGGGCGCATCCCCAGAGAG GTTTCAGAGACACTGGTCGTTCGCAATGGAGACTTCCTGGTCCGGGACTCCCTCACCAGCGTGGGGGACTACGTGCTGACGAGCCGCTGGAATCAGGAGGCGCTGCACTTCAAGATCAGCAAGGTGCTGGTGAAGACGAGCGACTCGTCCTCCCGGGTGCAGTACCTGCTGGAGCGCGAGAGCTTTGATACCATGCCCGCCCTTGTACTGTTCTACACGGGCAACCGGCGTCCGCTCTCCCAGCAGGGCGGCGCTCAAATCCACTTCCCCATCAACCGCACACTGCCCCTGCGCTACCTGGAGGCCAGCTTCTCCCTGGTCAATGGCAAGCACGGTCTCTGCCACTCCCCAGCCAATCAGAGGGGGGCGTACATCAAGAGGCGGAGCGTCACCATGACAGACGGGCTGACGACAGAGAAACTACCACACAG GGCACATAGCTTGGGTGGTGAAGTAGAAATGTCATTGCTCAGGACAGCGGTCATCTCCTCTGCAAGCAAGGTGGAGTCCGGTGAGGGGACCAG CCCTTCCGTCCCTCACCACAAGGAGGCGATCCGGAACTGCGCTCTCAGCATGGATCAGATCCAGGACTACCGCTGCCCAATGTCTCCAGTCAGTGAGGCGCCGCTCTCCCCTGCCTACAGCACCA TTACCCGACACAAGAGCCCAGCAGTGGGACGGGTAGTGGGCATGGTGCCTAGTTCCCCAGTGACGCGTCGCTCCAGTGAACCGCAGCTCTGCCCGTCCACCAACAACAACGTGCCCTGCCCTGAGATTCTGCCCAGCACCCACTCCACCCCCGCCCATGGGTACAGCCAGCCCCCTGGCCCCACCATGCCCGTCCCGCTGCCCGCCAAGAGCTACGTCGAGCGTCTGCAAGTGGAGGAGGCGGGCAGGTGGCCGAGGGGAGAGTCTGTGGAGGAGAGCTTCACTGTGCCCATGGTTGAGACAGCCTCTGCATTCCAGCCCAACGCTTACCCCTCCCTACTGATGCCCGCTGAGAACAAGCCTCTGGAGATGGGCGTGCTCAAGAGGGTGAAGGAGCTGCTGGCCGAGGTGGACGCCAAGACCACTGCCATGCACCTCACCCAGGCCGACTGCACG GTTGCTAGAATCCTGGGTGTCACCAAGGAGATGCAGAGGATGATGGGGGTCAGCTCAGGGCTGGAGTTACTGACCCTCCCCCACGGGAGACAACTGAGACTGGACCTGCTGGAGAG GTTCCACACCATGTCGATCATGATGGCGGTGGATCTGCTTGGCTGCACTGGCAGTACAGAGGAGCGTGCCGCCCTGCTACACAAGACCATCCAGCTGGCAGCTGAGCTCAAGAGCAACCTGGGCAACATGTTCGGCTTCGCTGCTGTGATGAAGGCCCTAGAGCTGCCACAG ATCTCTCGGCTGGAGCAGACCTGGATGACACTCCGCCAGCGACACACAGAAGGCGCCATTCTCTACGAGAAAAAACTCAAGCCTTTTATGAAGAGCATGAATGACGGCAAAG AAAGCTGCCCTCTCTCGAACACCTCCTTCCCTCATATGATTCCTCTGCTGTCTCTGCTGGAGAGGGGCGTGGCCGTGGTGGAGGGGGCGGAGTCCTGGGAGAGTGTCGACGCCGGAGTGGACGTGGTGATGAGCCACCTGGAGGCGGCTCGAACCATCGCTCACCACGGGGGGATCTACCACACCAACGCAGAGACCAAACTGCAAG GGTTCCAGGCGCGGGCTGAAGTGCTGGAGGTTTTCTGCACAGAGATTCAGATGCGCTTGCTGTGGGGGAGCCGGGGGGCCGAGGGCAACCAGGGAGAGCGCTACGAGAAATTCGACAAGGTCCTGACAGCGCTGTCTAACAAGCTGGAGCCTCCAGTGAGACACAGCGAGTTATAG